Proteins encoded by one window of Acidobacteriota bacterium:
- a CDS encoding NAD-dependent succinate-semialdehyde dehydrogenase encodes MEYRTLDPSKGELIERFDVHPDDAVEAALGSACRAFADWSRRPIGERTAMLDAAAALLEERTRELADTMALEMGKPLAQGEAEVAKCTWVCRYYAENSAAFLAEREVPTGSGRSSVRFAPLGPILAIMPWNFPLWQFFRFAAPALAAGNVVLLKHAPGTPRCGEAIEELMREAGAPEGTVRNLRLTNEQAARVASDRRVRGVTLTGSTRAGREVAAAAGAHLKKSVMELGGSDPFIVFADADLERAVTTGVQARCLNSGQSCIAAKRFLVERRIYDRFRDRFVAAMQAQRVGDPRQGGTDIGPLARADLRDTLAAHVAASVRAGARIVTGGEIPAGPGFFFPPTVIEGRDPVPAGDAELFRPAAYLVPFGTEEEAVSMANATGYGLGASVWTSDPERAERMVSALEAGSVFVNAMVKSDPRLPFGGTKDSGYGRELGREGQLEFVNVKTVHLEP; translated from the coding sequence ATGGAGTACCGCACGCTGGACCCGTCCAAGGGCGAGCTGATCGAGCGTTTCGACGTGCATCCGGACGACGCGGTCGAGGCGGCTCTCGGTAGCGCGTGCCGCGCATTTGCCGACTGGTCGCGGAGGCCGATCGGCGAGCGCACCGCGATGCTGGACGCCGCGGCGGCGCTGCTCGAGGAGCGCACGCGGGAGCTGGCGGACACGATGGCTCTCGAGATGGGCAAACCTCTGGCGCAGGGAGAGGCCGAGGTGGCGAAGTGCACCTGGGTCTGTCGCTACTACGCGGAGAACTCGGCGGCGTTTCTCGCCGAGCGGGAGGTACCGACCGGCTCCGGCCGCTCTTCGGTGCGCTTCGCCCCGCTCGGCCCGATTCTCGCGATCATGCCGTGGAATTTCCCGCTGTGGCAGTTCTTCCGTTTCGCGGCGCCGGCGCTCGCCGCGGGCAACGTGGTGCTCCTCAAGCATGCCCCGGGAACGCCCCGATGCGGGGAAGCGATCGAGGAGCTCATGCGCGAGGCGGGCGCGCCGGAGGGGACGGTCCGCAACCTCCGCCTGACGAACGAGCAGGCGGCACGCGTCGCCTCCGACCGGCGCGTCCGAGGCGTCACGCTCACCGGGAGCACCCGGGCCGGACGGGAGGTGGCGGCGGCCGCGGGCGCCCATCTCAAGAAATCGGTCATGGAGCTCGGCGGAAGCGATCCGTTCATCGTCTTCGCCGACGCCGATCTCGAACGGGCCGTGACGACAGGGGTGCAGGCCCGGTGCCTGAACAGCGGCCAGAGCTGCATCGCGGCCAAGCGATTCCTGGTCGAGCGCCGCATCTACGACCGGTTCCGCGACCGCTTCGTCGCCGCGATGCAAGCGCAGCGGGTGGGCGACCCGCGGCAGGGCGGAACCGACATCGGACCGCTCGCCCGCGCCGATCTCCGGGACACGCTGGCCGCCCATGTCGCGGCCTCGGTGCGCGCGGGGGCGCGAATCGTGACCGGCGGCGAGATCCCGGCGGGCCCGGGGTTCTTCTTCCCACCCACCGTGATCGAGGGACGCGATCCGGTGCCGGCGGGAGACGCGGAGCTGTTCAGGCCGGCGGCCTACCTCGTGCCTTTCGGGACCGAGGAAGAGGCGGTGTCGATGGCGAACGCGACCGGCTACGGCCTCGGCGCCAGCGTCTGGACCTCCGATCCGGAACGCGCCGAGCGGATGGTGTCCGCTCTGGAGGCCGGTTCGGTCTTCGTGAACGCGATGGTGAAGTCCGACCCGCGCCTTCCGTTCGGCGGCACGAAGGACTCCGGTTACGGGCGCGAGCTCGGCCGCGAGGGCCAGCTCGAGTTCGTCAACGTCAAGACGGTCCACCTCGAGCCTTGA